In the genome of Synechococcus sp. CB0101, the window CGCCGCGGTTCAGCTGCGCCACCACGAACACATCGAGTTCACAGCGGCCGGCCAGGGCCTTGATGGCGGTTGCACGGGCAGCCAATTCAGCGGTGGTGTTGCTGCCGTAACCAGGCGTGGGGCCCATGGCGTGGAAGTGATCGAGCACCACCGCCGCCAGCTCTGGGTGAGCGCTTTTGCAGTCCTCCACCAGAGCCGCCAGCTCTTCCACCGTGGCGGAGAAGTGCGACTGGTAGAGCACCCGGCCCATCCGCTGCCCGTTGGGGGCAATGCTTTGTTCGAACTGAGCAGAGAGCTGGTTGAGGTACTCGAAATCGCGGCCCTCGATCACCTCACCGCGGCCCTCCAATTCATTGGCTGAGTAGCGCGGCGTGAACACCCCGCTGGCGCGGCGGCAGTAGTTGGCCAATAGCCGTGCGCCGATGGCCCGGCGGCTCAGTTCACAGGAGAGCACCAACACCGAGGCGCCGTTGATCGCCAGACCCATCGCGGCGGCAATGCCAACAGTGGTTTTGCCCACACCGGACTTTGCCGCCAACACCCAGGTGCTGTCGCCTGTTCCCGGGAGCACGCCACCGCGCATGTCGATGTCCAGCGAGGGAATCCCCGTGGAGATCGGCTTGGGGCGTTGCTCTGCCGGGAGGGAAGCCAGCGCGAGGCACTCGCGCCTGGCATCGGCCTCGCTGCAGACCTGGAAGCTCTGGCGATAACGCCCCGCGGTGATCGAGGTGGCGTCATTGAGGAGCTGGCGGCAGCTCTCGAGTTCGCCATCGATGCCGCAGTCGATCTGCTCACGCGCCAGGAGCTTGCGCAGGCCTGGATAAAACAGCGCCCGTGCCTTGGCGCTCTGGAAGAGACGGCAGGCGATTTTGAAGTCCAGCTCCGGGTGGATCAGGCCGTCATCACCCCAGGCGATCACCTCCGAAA includes:
- a CDS encoding DnaB-like helicase C-terminal domain-containing protein — translated: MSDSNTKSNAAVITGDNAAHQPEIQATMLGAFDPSLIQRLIDEGVFIETAAGLMAAEVPDVPADHSLAEHEKNLLAAVLVGTDDQRERWGLFRRAIGLRFDEVVPGSIWTQPGLRALALEIDELFRGRRDIDVLNANAIREDLRQRALEGRFRGSLFQLEEALSEVIAWGDDGLIHPELDFKIACRLFQSAKARALFYPGLRKLLAREQIDCGIDGELESCRQLLNDATSITAGRYRQSFQVCSEADARRECLALASLPAEQRPKPISTGIPSLDIDMRGGVLPGTGDSTWVLAAKSGVGKTTVGIAAAMGLAINGASVLVLSCELSRRAIGARLLANYCRRASGVFTPRYSANELEGRGEVIEGRDFEYLNQLSAQFEQSIAPNGQRMGRVLYQSHFSATVEELAALVEDCKSAHPELAAVVLDHFHAMGPTPGYGSNTTAELAARATAIKALAGRCELDVFVVAQLNRGAYGNPTGPDVSHLAGTSELERYASAVWLIDRPKVDEFSKPKPGVLEIHHGKFRHGQMSGENDCSKTTIRMDRAHCYLEADEARHLFLGSDLYPGVECL